A genomic window from Bradyrhizobium lupini includes:
- the glgX gene encoding glycogen debranching protein GlgX: protein MRLTAGSPARLGASWDGRGTNFALFSANAQKVELCLFDMQGRRELERVELPERTEDVWHGYLNDVSPGQLYGYRVHGPYEPEHGHRFNANKLVLDPYAKRLSGRLVWSDAHFAYRTGSPREDLSFDRRDNARGMPKAVVVDETFNWGRREIRPNIPWEDTIIYEAHVKGLTQKRDDVPPNLRGTYGGLSSPAMIEHLKKLGVTTVELLPVHSFVDDRILVEKKLVNYWGYNTLSFFAPEQRYAQDNALDSFRTTIARLHDAGIEVMLDVVYNHTAEGNHLGPTLCYRGIDNASYYWLNRENPRYYDDFTGCGSSVNLTHPRVLQMVMDSLRYWVEVCHVDGFRFDLATTLARGPNGYDRGSSFLTAIRQDPVLASVKLVAEPWDLGLGGYQVGAFPSQWSEWNDRYRSAMRRYWSGEGSLIGDISSRMTASSDLFNHDGRRPRASINHITVHDGFTLADLFSYNEKHNEANGEDNRDGSNDNHSNNCGVEGPTDDPQIVSLRRQLRKNVLACLMLAQGIPLILAGDEVGNSQSGNNNAYCQDNEVGWVGWDNLGKDGDDMVGFVAELADIRRRFSQLRSHRWLDGRPKDGISYGALWLTPAGDEMTESDWKFPEGRFLSYVMGPMEPGSAAIFIVLNAAPEEIAFKLPKMTEYKSWQQILNTTDAKLNTIDFQPGSDSKAPPRSVIAFAGAL from the coding sequence ATGCGCCTGACTGCTGGATCGCCCGCACGCCTCGGCGCAAGCTGGGACGGACGCGGCACCAATTTCGCGCTGTTCTCCGCCAACGCGCAGAAGGTCGAGCTGTGCCTGTTCGACATGCAGGGCCGCCGCGAACTCGAGCGCGTCGAGCTGCCGGAGCGCACCGAGGATGTCTGGCACGGCTATCTCAACGACGTCTCGCCCGGCCAGCTCTACGGCTACCGCGTGCATGGCCCCTACGAGCCGGAGCACGGCCACCGCTTCAATGCCAACAAGCTCGTGCTAGACCCCTATGCCAAGCGGCTTTCCGGGCGGCTGGTCTGGAGTGACGCGCATTTCGCCTATCGCACCGGAAGCCCGCGCGAAGACCTGTCGTTCGACCGGCGCGACAACGCGCGCGGCATGCCGAAGGCCGTCGTCGTCGACGAGACCTTCAACTGGGGCCGCCGCGAGATCCGGCCCAACATTCCCTGGGAAGATACCATCATCTACGAGGCCCACGTCAAGGGACTGACACAGAAGCGCGACGACGTGCCGCCGAATTTGCGCGGCACCTATGGCGGCCTGTCCTCGCCCGCGATGATCGAGCACCTGAAGAAGCTCGGCGTCACCACGGTAGAGCTTCTGCCGGTGCACAGCTTCGTCGACGACCGCATCTTGGTGGAGAAGAAGCTCGTCAACTACTGGGGCTATAACACCCTGTCCTTCTTCGCGCCCGAGCAGCGCTACGCCCAGGACAACGCTCTCGATTCCTTCCGCACCACGATCGCACGTCTGCACGATGCCGGCATCGAGGTGATGCTCGACGTCGTCTACAATCACACCGCCGAGGGCAATCATCTCGGTCCGACGCTGTGCTATCGCGGCATCGACAACGCCTCCTATTACTGGCTGAACCGCGAAAACCCGCGCTACTACGACGATTTTACCGGCTGCGGCTCGTCGGTGAACCTCACCCACCCGCGCGTGCTGCAGATGGTGATGGATTCACTGCGCTACTGGGTCGAGGTCTGCCACGTCGACGGCTTCCGTTTCGACCTCGCCACCACGCTGGCCCGCGGACCGAACGGTTATGATCGAGGCAGCTCGTTCCTGACCGCGATCCGCCAGGACCCGGTGCTGGCGAGCGTCAAGCTCGTCGCCGAACCCTGGGATCTCGGCCTTGGCGGCTATCAGGTGGGCGCATTTCCCTCGCAATGGTCGGAGTGGAACGACCGTTACCGCAGCGCCATGCGCCGCTACTGGAGCGGCGAAGGCAGCCTGATCGGCGATATCTCCAGCCGCATGACGGCGTCCTCCGACCTGTTCAACCACGACGGACGGCGGCCGCGCGCCAGCATCAACCACATCACCGTGCATGACGGCTTCACCCTGGCCGATCTCTTCAGCTACAACGAGAAGCATAACGAGGCCAATGGCGAGGACAATCGCGACGGCTCCAACGACAACCACAGCAACAATTGCGGTGTCGAGGGTCCGACCGACGATCCCCAAATCGTCAGCTTGCGCCGGCAGCTTCGCAAGAACGTACTGGCCTGCCTCATGCTGGCGCAGGGCATTCCGCTGATCCTCGCAGGCGACGAGGTCGGGAATTCGCAATCAGGCAACAACAACGCCTATTGCCAGGACAACGAGGTGGGCTGGGTCGGCTGGGACAATCTCGGCAAGGACGGCGACGACATGGTCGGTTTTGTCGCCGAACTCGCCGATATCCGCCGCCGGTTTTCGCAGCTTCGCAGCCATCGCTGGCTCGACGGCCGCCCCAAGGACGGCATCTCCTATGGCGCGCTGTGGCTGACGCCGGCCGGCGACGAAATGACGGAAAGCGACTGGAAATTCCCGGAAGGGCGGTTCCTCTCCTATGTGATGGGGCCGATGGAACCGGGCAGCGCCGCGATCTTTATCGTACTCAACGCAGCCCCCGAAGAGATCGCATTCAAATTGCCAAAAATGACTGAATACAAGAGCTGGCAGCAGATCCTGAACACGACCGACGCCAAGCTGAATACGATCGACTTCCAGCCCGGGAGCGACAGCAAGGCGCCGCCGCGCTCCGTGATCGCTTTCGCGGGGGCGCTATGA